In Anaerostipes hadrus ATCC 29173 = JCM 17467, a single genomic region encodes these proteins:
- a CDS encoding thioredoxin family protein — protein MSLFGLGKKKEEVKVEPACACNGEVATYEASSCCCGGQQVENCCGGDNKVTSIKVLGAGCKSCHDQYENVKKAIEELGLGIEVEYITDMEKVMAYGVMSMPAIVVNETVASMGKVLKSAEVIKLFGKLGF, from the coding sequence ATGTCATTATTTGGATTAGGAAAGAAAAAAGAAGAAGTTAAGGTAGAGCCAGCTTGTGCTTGCAATGGAGAAGTAGCTACTTATGAAGCATCATCATGTTGCTGTGGCGGTCAACAAGTAGAAAACTGTTGTGGTGGAGATAATAAGGTTACAAGCATTAAGGTGCTTGGTGCTGGGTGTAAAAGCTGTCATGATCAGTATGAAAATGTTAAAAAGGCCATTGAAGAACTAGGGTTAGGAATTGAAGTAGAATATATCACAGATATGGAAAAGGTTATGGCTTACGGTGTTATGAGTATGCCTGCCATTGTTGTGAATGAAACAGTTGCTTCAATGGGGAAAGTATTAAAGAGCGCTGAAGTAATTAAGCTGTTTGGAAAGTTGGGATTTTAA
- a CDS encoding GGDEF domain-containing protein, giving the protein MSTIRTQKAKENLDFLTGLPTRNKGEQAIAQLMKHHSGCLVFMDMDNLKTINDIYGHKAGDRVLKLLGNLLLEYSSECLVCRLGGDEFLLFMPNADQNSITEVITAIFKKFNTRKEQDPELHAASISAGLYMCNIGDSFDECYTKADKTLYFVKQNGKSDFSFHEK; this is encoded by the coding sequence ATGAGCACGATCCGTACACAAAAAGCCAAAGAAAATCTCGACTTTTTAACTGGGCTTCCAACCAGAAATAAAGGTGAGCAAGCCATTGCGCAGTTGATGAAACACCACAGCGGATGTCTTGTCTTTATGGATATGGACAATTTAAAAACCATCAATGACATCTATGGCCACAAAGCTGGTGACCGTGTATTGAAGCTTCTTGGTAATCTATTATTAGAATATTCCAGTGAATGTCTTGTCTGTCGTCTTGGCGGAGATGAATTCCTATTATTTATGCCAAATGCTGATCAAAATAGTATTACAGAAGTTATAACTGCTATTTTTAAGAAATTTAATACTCGAAAGGAACAAGATCCTGAGCTTCATGCTGCATCCATTTCTGCCGGACTATATATGTGCAATATTGGAGATTCTTTTGACGAATGTTATACAAAAGCTGATAAAACACTATATTTCGTAAAACAAAATGGAAAAAGCGACTTCTCCTTTCATGAAAAATAA
- a CDS encoding ArsR/SmtB family transcription factor, translated as MSYKEDVRMIKALADENRLRILECLHHGEKCACVILEELSITQSTLSHHMKLLCDCGLVDSRKDGRWMHYSISEEGKKRFKDMFSHYLETTDSDGGCSCDKCE; from the coding sequence ATGAGTTATAAAGAAGATGTTCGTATGATTAAGGCCTTGGCAGATGAAAACAGACTTCGTATTTTGGAATGTTTGCATCATGGAGAAAAATGTGCCTGCGTTATACTTGAAGAGTTATCCATTACCCAATCAACTCTTTCTCATCATATGAAATTGCTTTGCGACTGTGGACTTGTCGATTCGAGAAAAGATGGGCGATGGATGCACTACTCAATTTCAGAGGAAGGGAAAAAACGTTTTAAGGATATGTTTTCTCATTATCTTGAAACCACTGATTCAGATGGTGGATGCAGCTGCGATAAGTGCGAATAA
- a CDS encoding HD-GYP domain-containing protein → MIRKPYKTNKNISRLFYILMMIIFVWFIGIQILGPDEQFFDQSGHSIIYNGTFTWKKSDGTKQNISVPGRYKVPAKQTMIITTTLPDDYNENVIAIRSSLQDVRFYIDGKLRKEYNAKSLHRFGKNSASRYIFCNTSSADAGKELRLELTTYTSNYSGVVNTIYCGDQMQIWSYIFNHNFSGTVIGLFIFFASIVTILFSIALGIVYKTKFNMEYLGWCMLMGSVWMIGESKMRQILVPNASGLATSCFIMLMLCPLPISLYVNNLQKGKYKKIFQSICFIALLNFIICTILHLTGVADYIETMPAAHAILIITFLAVILTFLIRYWNHRSRSDCLLFFGLLITMLSVIFEAISVYYKVSVSGLFVGIAILILLFINVIYTIHIIRDIIKRQQQEELDKRKKNIEEMSLQLMQMLSTTIEAKDEYTKGHSHRVAEYSVLIARELGWNEKELSNLKNAAHLHDIGKIAIPDTILNKPSKLSEEEFSIIKEHTIIGANILKNISLIDHVQEIVRNHHEHDPYTKSQRKSRLFNWASNQK, encoded by the coding sequence TTGATCAGAAAACCATACAAAACTAATAAAAATATTTCCAGACTATTTTATATTTTGATGATGATCATCTTTGTCTGGTTCATTGGGATTCAGATTTTAGGACCTGATGAACAGTTTTTTGACCAATCTGGACATTCCATCATCTACAATGGTACTTTTACATGGAAGAAATCCGATGGCACAAAACAAAACATTTCTGTTCCTGGACGTTATAAAGTTCCAGCAAAACAGACGATGATCATTACTACTACACTTCCAGATGATTATAACGAGAATGTGATCGCGATCCGTTCTTCCCTTCAAGATGTACGTTTTTACATTGATGGAAAACTTCGAAAAGAGTACAATGCAAAAAGTCTGCACCGATTTGGCAAAAACTCTGCCAGCCGTTATATATTCTGCAATACTTCGTCTGCAGATGCCGGAAAGGAACTTCGTCTGGAACTTACAACATATACGAGTAACTACTCTGGTGTTGTCAATACGATTTACTGTGGAGATCAAATGCAGATCTGGAGTTATATTTTTAATCATAACTTCTCTGGAACCGTGATCGGATTATTTATCTTTTTTGCATCGATTGTCACAATCTTATTCAGTATCGCCCTTGGAATTGTTTACAAAACCAAGTTTAATATGGAATATCTTGGATGGTGTATGCTTATGGGTTCTGTCTGGATGATCGGAGAATCAAAAATGCGGCAGATCCTTGTTCCAAATGCATCTGGACTTGCAACTTCATGTTTTATTATGCTCATGTTATGTCCGTTGCCGATTTCCTTATATGTCAATAATCTTCAGAAAGGTAAATATAAAAAGATCTTTCAATCGATTTGTTTTATTGCTTTATTGAATTTTATCATCTGTACGATCCTGCATCTTACAGGCGTTGCAGATTATATTGAGACAATGCCAGCAGCACACGCAATCCTTATTATTACTTTCCTTGCTGTCATTCTTACTTTCCTGATCAGATATTGGAATCATCGGAGTCGAAGTGATTGCCTGTTGTTCTTTGGATTGCTTATTACAATGCTTTCTGTGATTTTTGAAGCAATTTCTGTATATTACAAAGTATCTGTTTCTGGTTTATTTGTCGGTATCGCTATTTTGATCTTACTGTTTATAAATGTGATCTATACGATCCATATCATCCGTGATATCATCAAACGTCAGCAGCAGGAAGAACTCGATAAACGTAAAAAAAATATAGAAGAGATGTCTCTGCAGTTGATGCAGATGTTATCCACCACGATCGAGGCAAAAGATGAATATACGAAAGGACATTCTCATCGTGTTGCAGAGTATTCCGTTTTGATCGCTCGTGAACTTGGATGGAATGAAAAAGAACTTAGTAATCTAAAAAATGCTGCTCATCTTCATGATATCGGCAAAATTGCTATTCCTGATACCATTTTAAATAAACCAAGCAAACTTTCTGAGGAAGAATTTTCTATTATTAAGGAACATACGATCATTGGTGCAAATATCTTAAAGAATATTTCTCTGATCGATCACGTACAAGAAATTGTACGCAATCATCATGAGCACGATCCGTACACAAAAAGCCAAAGAAAATCTCGACTTTTTAACTGGGCTTCCAACCAGAAATAA
- a CDS encoding arsenate reductase ArsC — translation MIDGRKKVAFICVHNSCRSQIAEALGKHLASDVFESYSAGTETKPQINQDAVRIMKKLYGIDMETNGQYSKLITDIPDVDIAISMGCNVGCPFIGRTFDDNWGLDDPTGKDDVDFIKVIREIEERIIKLKNSL, via the coding sequence ATGATAGATGGAAGAAAAAAGGTAGCATTTATCTGTGTTCACAATTCCTGTAGAAGTCAGATTGCCGAGGCACTTGGAAAACATCTAGCATCTGATGTGTTTGAAAGCTATTCTGCCGGGACAGAAACAAAGCCACAAATCAATCAGGATGCTGTTCGTATAATGAAAAAACTCTATGGAATTGATATGGAAACAAATGGTCAATACAGTAAGTTAATTACAGATATCCCAGACGTAGACATCGCAATTTCAATGGGATGTAATGTTGGATGTCCTTTTATCGGCAGAACTTTTGATGATAACTGGGGACTAGATGACCCTACAGGAAAAGATGATGTGGATTTTATTAAAGTGATTCGTGAAATTGAAGAAAGAATTATTAAATTGAAGAATAGTTTATAA
- a CDS encoding calcium/sodium antiporter, producing MEKFINQSPLFLVIICLIIGFAFLMKGADYFVEGSSSVAKRLKVPSIIIGLTIVAMGTSLPETAVSVTASIANNNALAISNVVGSNIFNMMFVIGVCSILATIGVKRETIIRDIPLSLVCATLLLIFGYLAFGDRSHMILGRFDGIIFLIIFAVYVLMMVFQAMRARNNQEVVQLETMENEELMIMSYPKSLLCIVGGAAAIAFGGDLTVDAASRIAIDFGMSQNLVGLTIVSIGTSLPELVTSIVAARKNEVDMAVGNAIGSNIFNILMVLGIASAISPLQLIGENVIDIIVLVVFSVVVWIFGATKKKISRTEGIAMICMYLCYSAYIIMR from the coding sequence ATGGAGAAATTTATCAACCAATCCCCATTATTTTTAGTGATCATCTGTCTGATCATAGGATTTGCATTTTTAATGAAAGGAGCAGACTATTTTGTAGAAGGAAGTTCAAGTGTCGCCAAACGTTTAAAAGTTCCTTCTATTATCATTGGATTGACGATCGTAGCCATGGGAACATCACTTCCAGAAACTGCAGTCAGTGTAACAGCATCTATTGCCAATAATAATGCCCTGGCGATCAGTAATGTAGTTGGTTCTAATATCTTTAATATGATGTTTGTGATCGGAGTTTGTTCAATTTTAGCAACGATCGGTGTAAAAAGAGAAACAATTATAAGAGATATTCCATTATCTCTTGTATGTGCGACATTACTTCTCATATTTGGTTATCTTGCATTCGGAGATAGATCACATATGATCCTTGGACGTTTTGATGGAATCATTTTCCTTATTATATTTGCCGTATATGTTCTTATGATGGTTTTTCAGGCAATGCGTGCCAGAAATAATCAGGAAGTCGTACAACTTGAAACAATGGAAAATGAAGAATTGATGATCATGTCTTATCCAAAGAGTCTGTTATGTATCGTTGGAGGTGCAGCAGCCATTGCATTTGGTGGAGATCTTACAGTTGATGCCGCAAGCAGGATTGCCATAGATTTTGGAATGAGCCAGAATCTTGTAGGATTAACGATTGTTTCGATCGGAACGTCTCTTCCAGAATTGGTCACATCCATCGTAGCCGCAAGAAAAAATGAAGTTGATATGGCGGTCGGGAATGCGATCGGTTCCAATATCTTTAACATCCTTATGGTACTTGGAATCGCATCTGCGATCAGTCCATTACAGCTAATTGGTGAAAATGTGATCGACATCATAGTTTTAGTCGTATTTTCAGTTGTAGTATGGATCTTTGGAGCAACGAAAAAAAAGATTTCAAGAACCGAAGGAATTGCAATGATCTGCATGTATCTTTGCTATAGTGCGTACATTATTATGCGGTAG
- the arsB gene encoding ACR3 family arsenite efflux transporter, whose amino-acid sequence MAKKKSEGINFFQKYLTIWVFICMVVGVIIGKLLPAIPNALGNLEISGISIPIAILIWIMIYPMMLKVDFQSIKQVGKNPKGLFITWITNWLIKPFTMYGIATLFLFIVFKGFIAPELATQYLAGAVLLGAAPCTAMVFVWSTLTKGNPAYTVVQVATNDLIILIAFVPIVKFLLGVSNVSVPYGTLFFSVILFVVIPLVGGVLTRIVVVKNKGIEYFETTFVHKFDNATTVGLLLTLVLIFASQTEVILSNPLHIVLIAVPLTVQTVLIFFIAYSASKIFGMSHDIAAPAGMIGASNFFELAVAVAIALFGTTSPAALATTVGVLTEVPVMLALVKVANSTRGWFKK is encoded by the coding sequence ATGGCAAAGAAAAAGAGTGAAGGGATTAATTTTTTCCAAAAGTATCTTACAATCTGGGTATTTATATGTATGGTAGTCGGAGTAATCATTGGTAAGTTATTACCGGCCATACCTAACGCACTCGGTAATCTTGAAATATCTGGGATTTCTATTCCGATTGCAATACTTATCTGGATTATGATTTATCCAATGATGCTTAAAGTTGATTTTCAGAGTATTAAACAAGTTGGAAAGAATCCAAAAGGGCTTTTCATTACATGGATTACAAATTGGCTAATAAAACCATTTACCATGTATGGAATTGCAACATTGTTCTTGTTTATAGTATTTAAAGGATTTATTGCACCAGAACTTGCTACTCAGTATCTTGCAGGAGCAGTGCTTCTTGGAGCAGCACCATGTACAGCAATGGTATTTGTATGGAGTACTCTTACAAAAGGAAATCCTGCTTATACTGTGGTACAGGTAGCAACAAACGATTTAATCATACTGATTGCATTTGTGCCAATTGTAAAGTTTTTGCTTGGAGTATCAAATGTATCAGTACCCTACGGAACATTGTTTTTCAGTGTGATTCTGTTTGTGGTGATTCCACTTGTTGGGGGTGTATTAACAAGAATAGTTGTAGTTAAAAATAAAGGAATAGAGTATTTTGAAACCACTTTTGTTCATAAGTTTGATAACGCAACTACAGTTGGTTTGCTTCTTACTTTGGTTTTAATATTTGCATCACAAACAGAAGTTATCTTATCAAATCCTTTGCACATAGTGTTGATAGCAGTGCCGCTCACGGTTCAGACTGTTCTTATTTTCTTTATTGCTTATTCAGCGTCAAAGATATTTGGAATGTCACATGACATAGCAGCACCGGCAGGAATGATAGGGGCATCAAACTTCTTTGAGTTAGCTGTAGCCGTAGCTATTGCATTATTTGGTACAACGAGTCCGGCTGCACTTGCAACAACAGTAGGTGTATTAACAGAAGTTCCTGTTATGCTTGCGCTTGTAAAGGTGGCCAATAGTACAAGAGGATGGTTTAAGAAATGA
- the mgtE gene encoding magnesium transporter, with protein MKNARNQHRTDYAKELVKIVQTTKDREELKKKIAAYHERDIANAIVESDKTVRKCIYDILDIADIAEIFSYIEEEPGKYLEEMPIEQAAKVVSNMDSDDAMDLFEELNEEDKYKLLKRLDKEAKEDVQKLLSYEEDQIGSCMTNNYIVVRNDVTIREAMSTLVKQAGEHDNIQTLYVIDENGIFAGAIDLKDLIIAREHDNLQDIISSSYPYVYEHEKISECMEILTDYEEDSIPVLTQDKKIAGILTSSDIVELVDDEMGDDYAKLAGLTEEEDLNEPTIVSMKKRLPWLIALLFLGMAVSSVVGMFESIVAVLPIVICFQSLVLDMAGNVGTQSLAVTIRVLMDENLSGKKKIALLFKEMKIGFLNGASLAIMALVFLGVYIHLFKHYAWISSFLISGCVGISLIVAMVISSLVGTIIPMFFHKINIDPAVASGPLITTINDLVAVITYYGLSGLVLIQLFHI; from the coding sequence ATGAAAAATGCAAGAAATCAGCATAGAACAGATTATGCAAAAGAATTGGTCAAGATCGTACAGACAACGAAAGATAGAGAAGAATTAAAGAAAAAGATCGCAGCTTATCACGAAAGAGATATTGCAAATGCGATCGTAGAATCAGATAAAACAGTTAGAAAATGTATCTATGACATTTTAGACATTGCAGATATTGCAGAGATTTTTTCTTATATCGAAGAGGAACCAGGAAAATATCTGGAAGAAATGCCAATTGAACAGGCAGCGAAAGTTGTATCAAACATGGATTCAGATGATGCGATGGATCTGTTTGAAGAATTAAATGAAGAAGATAAATACAAATTATTAAAGAGACTGGATAAAGAAGCAAAAGAAGATGTTCAGAAACTGCTGTCTTACGAGGAAGATCAGATCGGTAGTTGTATGACGAATAATTATATCGTAGTAAGAAATGATGTAACGATTCGTGAGGCAATGAGTACACTTGTAAAGCAGGCAGGAGAACATGATAATATCCAGACACTTTATGTGATAGATGAGAATGGGATTTTTGCAGGAGCGATCGATCTGAAAGATTTGATCATCGCAAGAGAACATGATAATCTACAGGACATCATAAGCAGTTCTTATCCTTATGTATATGAACATGAAAAAATCAGTGAATGTATGGAAATCTTAACAGATTACGAAGAAGATTCCATCCCAGTACTGACACAAGATAAGAAAATCGCAGGAATCTTAACATCTTCCGATATTGTAGAATTGGTCGATGACGAGATGGGAGATGACTATGCAAAACTTGCTGGTTTAACAGAAGAGGAAGATTTAAATGAACCCACGATAGTTAGTATGAAGAAGAGACTTCCATGGTTGATCGCATTGTTATTCTTAGGAATGGCAGTATCCTCAGTTGTTGGAATGTTTGAATCTATTGTTGCGGTATTACCAATCGTTATCTGTTTCCAATCCCTGGTACTTGATATGGCGGGAAATGTTGGAACACAGTCTTTAGCTGTAACAATCCGCGTATTAATGGATGAAAATCTGTCAGGTAAGAAAAAGATTGCTTTGTTATTTAAAGAAATGAAGATCGGTTTCTTAAATGGAGCGAGCCTAGCGATCATGGCACTCGTATTTTTAGGGGTGTACATCCATTTATTTAAACATTATGCATGGATTTCTTCATTCCTGATTTCAGGGTGCGTAGGAATTTCACTGATCGTTGCGATGGTGATCTCAAGCCTTGTAGGAACGATCATTCCAATGTTCTTTCATAAGATCAACATTGACCCAGCAGTGGCTTCTGGTCCATTGATCACAACTATCAATGATTTAGTTGCAGTTATCACATATTATGGACTTTCTGGTCTTGTGTTGATTCAGTTATTTCATATATAA
- a CDS encoding threonine aldolase family protein, with protein MISFASDYIAGAHPVIMQRLLETNMENLSGYGTDQYCAQAKEKIKQAFQCPDGEVFFLVGGTQTNQVIISTMLAPYEGVIAAKTGHVSVHEAGAIEYSGHKVIELEEKDGKLAAEDIKKCIEDFYSDDNHEHMVYPGMVYISFPTEYGTLYSKQELTEISNVCRNYGIPLFIDGARLGYGIESKENNLRPEEIAELCDVFYIGGTKVGALCGEAVVFPHHNTPKHFVTQIKQRGALLAKGRLLGIQFDTLFTDNLYFEISKHAIEMAEKLKEVFHKKGYTFFLESPTNQQFIILENEKMKELSENVEFGFWEKYDDNHTVVRFATSWSTDENSIDQLEEYL; from the coding sequence ATGATTTCATTTGCAAGTGACTATATCGCAGGGGCACACCCGGTAATTATGCAAAGATTACTAGAAACAAACATGGAAAACTTAAGCGGATATGGAACGGACCAATATTGTGCGCAGGCAAAAGAAAAGATCAAACAGGCATTTCAATGTCCAGATGGAGAAGTCTTTTTCTTAGTCGGAGGCACACAGACAAATCAGGTGATCATCAGCACAATGCTTGCTCCTTACGAAGGCGTGATCGCAGCAAAAACAGGACATGTCAGTGTTCATGAAGCAGGAGCGATTGAATATAGTGGACATAAAGTGATCGAATTAGAAGAAAAGGACGGAAAATTAGCAGCAGAAGATATTAAGAAATGTATCGAAGATTTTTATTCAGACGATAATCACGAACATATGGTATATCCTGGAATGGTTTATATCTCATTTCCTACAGAATATGGAACATTGTATTCGAAACAGGAACTAACAGAGATCTCAAATGTCTGCAGAAACTATGGAATTCCATTATTCATTGATGGGGCGAGATTAGGTTACGGAATTGAAAGTAAAGAAAATAATCTGAGACCAGAAGAAATTGCAGAACTATGTGATGTATTTTATATTGGGGGAACCAAAGTAGGAGCATTATGTGGAGAAGCAGTCGTATTTCCACATCATAATACACCAAAACATTTTGTGACACAGATCAAGCAAAGAGGCGCATTATTAGCTAAAGGAAGATTGCTGGGAATCCAGTTTGATACCCTGTTTACAGACAATCTTTATTTTGAAATCAGTAAACATGCGATTGAGATGGCAGAGAAATTAAAAGAAGTCTTCCATAAGAAAGGATATACATTCTTCTTAGAGTCTCCAACGAATCAGCAGTTTATCATCCTTGAGAATGAGAAGATGAAAGAACTGAGCGAGAATGTAGAATTTGGTTTCTGGGAGAAATACGATGATAACCATACGGTTGTGAGATTTGCAACAAGCTGGTCAACGGATGAAAATTCGATCGATCAGCTGGAAGAATATCTGTAA
- a CDS encoding transposase yields MKTHPVFLCVDDTMVSKFGKKFENVSKLFDHAAQNGSNYLNGHCFVSIMLCVPVLDHDKISYLSVPLGYRMWQKKESKLELAASMIRQVMPEFLSKEHVIILCDSWYTKKNLVSIIDEYPNLDLIGNARIDSVMYDLAPARTGRRGRPAKHGKRLCVETDFTFSKEKIGDYYTGVRRVFTKIFGDREVLAYVTDTEKGNGTKRLFFSTIFSEDLKVFCTEEEHSSSDQTDHDPVNYIPLLLYAFRWKIEIGYYDQKTFWSFCDYMVRSRKGIEMLVNLINISYCAMKILPYQDKYFSKYRTKSVQEFRFELNQEIRKQIFFATFVKNIETHIKSETMIKALKQLICQQVCHL; encoded by the coding sequence TTGAAAACACATCCGGTTTTTCTATGTGTTGATGATACCATGGTATCCAAGTTTGGCAAAAAATTTGAAAATGTTTCAAAACTGTTTGATCATGCTGCACAAAATGGTTCCAACTATCTCAATGGACACTGTTTTGTAAGTATCATGCTATGCGTGCCTGTTTTGGATCATGATAAGATATCTTACCTGTCTGTTCCTCTTGGCTATCGTATGTGGCAGAAAAAAGAATCTAAACTGGAACTGGCAGCTTCCATGATCCGTCAGGTCATGCCTGAATTCCTCAGCAAAGAACATGTCATTATTCTCTGTGACAGCTGGTATACAAAGAAAAATCTGGTCTCTATTATTGATGAATATCCAAACCTTGATCTCATTGGCAATGCAAGGATTGATTCTGTCATGTATGATCTCGCTCCTGCACGGACTGGGCGCAGAGGACGTCCTGCCAAGCACGGAAAACGGCTTTGCGTTGAAACAGATTTTACTTTTTCCAAGGAAAAGATCGGTGATTATTATACTGGTGTCCGCCGGGTTTTCACAAAGATCTTTGGCGACCGGGAAGTTCTTGCTTATGTCACGGATACTGAAAAAGGAAACGGCACAAAACGTCTGTTTTTCAGCACAATCTTTTCAGAAGATCTGAAGGTATTTTGTACGGAGGAGGAACACTCATCTTCTGACCAGACAGATCATGATCCAGTAAACTATATTCCGCTGTTACTATATGCCTTTCGATGGAAGATCGAAATCGGCTACTATGACCAGAAAACGTTCTGGTCTTTTTGCGACTATATGGTACGGAGTCGCAAGGGAATAGAAATGCTGGTAAACCTGATTAATATCAGTTACTGTGCTATGAAGATCCTGCCTTATCAGGATAAATATTTTTCTAAATACCGTACAAAAAGTGTACAGGAGTTTCGTTTTGAATTAAATCAGGAAATCCGTAAACAGATATTTTTTGCCACTTTCGTGAAAAATATCGAAACACATATAAAATCAGAGACTATGATAAAGGCTTTAAAACAGTTGATTTGTCAACAAGTCTGTCATTTATAA